In a single window of the Ancylobacter polymorphus genome:
- a CDS encoding aminotransferase class I/II-fold pyridoxal phosphate-dependent enzyme, whose amino-acid sequence MPDALSPAAAATPATVPDPGPAARSPFVRLTELLADLAPGKPALSLAVGEPRHAMPGFVGAVLAGHLDGFGRYPAGKGLPEFRRAAADWFARRYALARAPDPEREVLVLNGSREGLFFAALMARRLLSPQKRARIGAAEPAVLLPNPFYAAYGAGAEAAGCASVDLPLPPDGGWLPDLDALTPELLDRSVALYFASPANPQGTIAPRAYLERLVALCRAHEVMIFADECYSEIWLGEAPPTGILEVAGPDFTGVVAFNSLSKRSSLPGLRCGFCAGEARFIEAFADFRNVAAPQVPEPLQWVGIAALADEAHVAASRDLYKAKFDIADEVLTGHFDYQRPDGGFFLWLNVAGLRTGRHSAGEEAARLLWQREGLRTVPGGYLCRGDAQGRNPGADYLRIALVQDLETTREALPRLLAGLS is encoded by the coding sequence GTGCCTGATGCCCTCTCCCCCGCTGCCGCCGCGACGCCGGCCACTGTCCCCGATCCGGGGCCGGCGGCGCGCTCGCCCTTCGTGCGGCTGACCGAGCTGCTCGCCGATCTCGCCCCGGGAAAGCCGGCGCTGAGCCTGGCGGTCGGGGAGCCGCGCCACGCCATGCCCGGTTTCGTCGGCGCGGTGCTGGCCGGCCATCTCGACGGCTTCGGCCGCTATCCCGCCGGCAAGGGCCTGCCGGAGTTCCGCCGCGCCGCCGCCGACTGGTTCGCCCGCCGCTACGCGCTGGCCCGCGCGCCCGATCCGGAGCGCGAGGTGCTGGTGCTCAACGGCTCGCGCGAGGGGCTGTTCTTCGCCGCGCTGATGGCGCGCCGGCTGCTCTCGCCGCAAAAGCGCGCCCGCATCGGCGCGGCCGAGCCCGCCGTGCTGCTGCCCAACCCGTTCTACGCCGCCTATGGCGCCGGGGCGGAAGCCGCCGGCTGCGCCAGTGTCGACCTGCCCTTGCCGCCGGATGGCGGCTGGCTGCCGGACCTCGACGCGCTGACCCCGGAACTGCTCGACCGTTCGGTCGCGCTCTATTTCGCCTCCCCGGCCAATCCGCAGGGCACCATCGCGCCGCGCGCCTATCTGGAGCGGCTGGTGGCGCTGTGCCGGGCGCATGAGGTGATGATTTTTGCCGACGAGTGCTATTCCGAGATCTGGCTGGGCGAGGCGCCGCCCACCGGCATTCTCGAAGTCGCCGGGCCGGATTTCACCGGGGTCGTCGCCTTCAATTCGCTGTCCAAGCGTTCCAGCCTGCCGGGGCTGCGCTGCGGCTTCTGCGCCGGCGAGGCGCGCTTCATCGAGGCCTTCGCCGATTTCCGCAATGTCGCCGCGCCGCAAGTGCCCGAGCCGCTGCAATGGGTCGGCATCGCCGCGCTGGCCGACGAGGCGCATGTGGCGGCGAGCCGCGACCTCTACAAGGCGAAGTTCGACATCGCCGATGAGGTGCTGACCGGCCATTTCGACTATCAGCGGCCGGATGGCGGCTTCTTCCTCTGGCTGAACGTCGCCGGGCTGCGCACCGGCCGGCACAGCGCCGGCGAGGAAGCGGCGCGGCTTCTGTGGCAGCGCGAGGGGCTGCGCACCGTGCCGGGCGGCTATCTCTGCCGCGGCGACGCGCAGGGGCGCAATCCCGGCGCCGACTATCTGCGCATCGCGCTGGTGCAGGACCTTGAGACGACGCGGGAGGCGCTGCCGCGCCTTCTGGCCGGTCTGTCCTGA
- a CDS encoding DNA translocase FtsK, with protein MGTQTTMRTPRLEAAPSRAARPRSRPEGTGKGGAGPRAHRAGASAPGGFLPEEVRGALSRRTAELIGLAWLSLCALMLLALATWSADDPSLSRSSAAAPSNLLSLPGAIFADVMMQLFGVAALAVVLPMGIWGWLLLTHRHPGRLRARLIALVAGIVFASGFAACLPRFGGWPLPSGLGGVLGEFVLAVPAALRASWLTSADYAVVGVVCLIGAALTLPLAVGFGLRAEPEEAQDDPRRAPASFEDDEPGWLAFLLGMMTHGVLSLKARFAPGAARRPRPARGLAERLRESVGFGGPEEDDFATLRAGRHEPSFGRRETFDEEEDVAGFESADDDLPDALDEAFAAPPPPPVPRAAKRPPPLRSIRGGRAALEEQRRRYAMPGLDLLSPPPPRGGPALSREALDQNARDLEGVLDDFGVRGAIVNARPGPVVTLYELEPAPGIKSSRVIGLADDIARSMSAISARVAVIPGKNAIGIELPNPKRDKVLLREILVARDFGEAAHKLAIALGKTIGGEPVIVDLARMPHLLVAGTTGSGKSVAINTMILSLLYRMRPEQCRLIMIDPKMLELSIYDGIPHLLTPVVTDPKKAVVALKWAVREMEERYRKMSKVGVRSIDGFNARIAEAQAKGEQIVRTVQTGFDKETGEAIYEREEMDLSPIPYIVVVVDEMADLMMVAGKEIEGAIQRLAQMARAAGIHLIMATQRPSVDVITGTIKANFPTRISFQVTSKIDSRTILGEMGAEQLLGQGDMLYMAGGGRISRVHGPFVSDQEVERIVEHLKAQGAPDYLDEVTIDLDGEGEDGAVFDKSGMGAEEGGDLYSQAVAVVMRDKKCSTSYIQRRLQIGYNRAASLVERMEREGLVGPANHAGKREILSEGGGEGY; from the coding sequence ATGGGGACGCAGACGACGATGCGGACGCCTCGGCTGGAGGCCGCTCCGTCCCGTGCCGCCCGGCCGCGATCCCGGCCGGAGGGCACCGGCAAGGGCGGGGCTGGCCCACGGGCGCACCGGGCCGGCGCCTCCGCGCCGGGTGGCTTCCTGCCTGAGGAGGTGCGCGGCGCCCTTTCCCGCCGCACGGCGGAGCTGATCGGCCTTGCCTGGCTGAGCCTGTGCGCGCTGATGCTGCTGGCGCTGGCGACCTGGTCGGCCGACGATCCCAGCCTCAGCCGTTCCAGCGCCGCCGCGCCGTCCAATCTGCTGAGCCTTCCCGGCGCGATCTTCGCCGATGTGATGATGCAGCTTTTCGGCGTCGCCGCCCTGGCGGTGGTGCTGCCCATGGGCATATGGGGCTGGCTGCTGCTGACCCATCGCCATCCCGGCCGGCTGCGGGCGCGGCTGATCGCGCTGGTGGCGGGAATCGTCTTCGCCTCCGGCTTCGCCGCCTGCCTGCCGCGCTTCGGCGGCTGGCCGCTGCCGAGCGGGCTCGGCGGCGTGCTGGGCGAATTCGTGCTCGCCGTGCCGGCGGCGTTGCGCGCAAGCTGGCTGACCAGCGCCGATTACGCCGTGGTCGGCGTTGTCTGCCTCATCGGCGCCGCGCTCACCCTGCCGCTGGCGGTCGGGTTCGGGCTGCGGGCCGAGCCGGAGGAAGCGCAGGACGACCCGCGCCGCGCGCCTGCGAGCTTCGAGGATGACGAACCGGGCTGGCTCGCCTTCCTGCTCGGCATGATGACCCATGGCGTGCTGTCGCTGAAGGCGCGCTTCGCCCCCGGCGCCGCCCGCCGCCCGCGCCCCGCGCGCGGCCTCGCCGAGCGGCTGCGCGAAAGCGTCGGCTTTGGCGGCCCGGAGGAGGACGATTTCGCAACCCTGCGCGCCGGCCGGCACGAGCCGAGCTTCGGCCGGCGCGAGACGTTCGATGAGGAGGAGGATGTCGCCGGCTTCGAAAGCGCCGATGACGACCTGCCCGACGCGCTGGACGAGGCCTTTGCCGCGCCCCCGCCGCCGCCGGTGCCGCGCGCCGCCAAGCGCCCGCCGCCGCTGCGCTCGATCCGGGGCGGGCGTGCCGCGCTGGAGGAACAGCGCCGGCGCTACGCCATGCCGGGGCTCGACCTGCTGTCGCCGCCGCCGCCGCGCGGCGGCCCCGCGCTCTCGCGCGAGGCGCTGGACCAGAACGCGCGCGATCTCGAAGGCGTGCTCGACGATTTCGGCGTGCGCGGCGCCATCGTCAATGCGCGCCCTGGCCCTGTCGTGACGCTGTACGAGCTGGAGCCGGCGCCCGGCATCAAGTCGAGCCGCGTCATCGGCCTTGCTGACGACATCGCCCGCTCGATGAGCGCGATTTCCGCCCGCGTGGCGGTGATCCCCGGCAAGAACGCCATCGGCATCGAACTGCCCAACCCTAAGCGCGACAAGGTGCTGCTGCGCGAGATCCTCGTCGCCCGCGACTTCGGCGAGGCGGCGCACAAGCTCGCCATCGCGCTGGGGAAGACCATTGGCGGTGAGCCGGTCATCGTCGATCTCGCCCGCATGCCGCACCTGCTGGTCGCCGGCACAACCGGCTCGGGCAAGTCGGTGGCGATCAACACGATGATCCTCAGCCTGCTCTACCGGATGCGGCCGGAGCAGTGCCGGCTGATCATGATCGACCCGAAGATGCTGGAGCTGTCGATCTATGACGGCATCCCCCATCTGCTCACCCCCGTCGTCACCGACCCGAAAAAGGCGGTGGTGGCGCTGAAATGGGCGGTGCGCGAGATGGAGGAGCGCTACCGCAAGATGTCGAAGGTCGGCGTGCGCAGCATTGACGGCTTCAACGCCCGCATCGCCGAGGCGCAGGCCAAGGGCGAGCAGATCGTGCGCACCGTGCAGACCGGCTTCGACAAGGAGACGGGCGAAGCCATCTATGAGCGCGAGGAAATGGACCTCTCGCCCATCCCCTATATCGTCGTGGTGGTCGACGAGATGGCCGATTTGATGATGGTGGCGGGCAAGGAAATCGAGGGCGCCATCCAGCGTCTCGCCCAGATGGCCCGCGCCGCCGGCATCCATCTCATCATGGCGACGCAACGCCCCTCCGTGGATGTCATCACCGGCACCATCAAGGCCAATTTCCCGACCCGCATTTCCTTCCAGGTCACCTCGAAGATCGACAGCCGCACCATTCTCGGCGAGATGGGCGCGGAGCAGCTGCTCGGCCAGGGCGACATGCTCTACATGGCCGGCGGCGGGCGCATCTCCCGCGTCCACGGCCCCTTCGTCTCCGACCAGGAAGTGGAGCGCATCGTCGAGCACCTGAAGGCGCAAGGCGCCCCCGACTATCTCGACGAGGTGACGATTGACCTCGATGGCGAGGGCGAGGACGGCGCCGTGTTCGACAAGAGCGGCATGGGCGCGGAGGAGGGGGGCGACCTCTATTCCCAGGCGGTGGCGGTGGTGATGCGCGACAAGAAGTGCTCCACCTCCTATATCCAGCGCCGGCTGCAGATCGGCTATAACCGCGCCGCCTCGCTGGTCGAGCGCATGGAGCGCGAGGGGCTGGTCGGCCCGGCCAACCATGCCGGCAAGCGCGAAATCCTATCCGAAGGCGGCGGGGAGGGCTATTGA
- a CDS encoding outer-membrane lipoprotein carrier protein LolA — translation MRSMIRICAAALLLLPAGLALAQVPPPPFAPVPPKKPASMRTAQAGPAAGADSGIQVAAVANQRAAAETVQRINDYFNSFKTMIGDFVQVDPDGTRQQGQFYILKPGRVLFEYEAPSRIELVADGRSVAVRDKKLKTQDITPLSATPLRFLLSENFNLARNANVTGVYQDDIFATVVIEEKQPMVGTYRLMIMFDAKTMQLKQWTVTDPQGYDTTVAVSNLDTSQRPDPMMFVINR, via the coding sequence ATGCGCTCCATGATCCGTATCTGCGCCGCCGCCCTGCTGCTCCTGCCGGCGGGCCTCGCCCTGGCGCAGGTGCCGCCGCCGCCCTTCGCGCCGGTGCCGCCGAAGAAGCCGGCGTCGATGCGCACCGCCCAGGCCGGCCCGGCCGCGGGCGCGGATTCCGGCATCCAGGTCGCGGCGGTGGCCAACCAGCGCGCGGCGGCGGAGACGGTCCAGCGCATCAACGACTATTTCAACAGCTTCAAGACGATGATCGGCGACTTCGTCCAGGTCGATCCCGACGGCACGCGCCAGCAGGGCCAGTTCTACATCCTCAAGCCCGGCCGGGTGCTGTTCGAATATGAGGCGCCGAGCCGGATCGAGCTGGTGGCGGACGGGCGCTCGGTGGCGGTGCGCGACAAGAAGCTGAAGACGCAGGACATCACCCCGCTCTCGGCGACGCCGCTGCGCTTCCTGCTGTCGGAGAACTTCAACCTCGCCCGCAACGCCAATGTCACCGGCGTCTACCAGGACGACATCTTCGCTACCGTGGTGATCGAGGAAAAGCAGCCCATGGTCGGCACCTATCGGCTGATGATCATGTTCGACGCCAAGACCATGCAGCTCAAGCAGTGGACTGTCACCGACCCGCAGGGCTACGACACCACGGTCGCGGTTTCCAACCTCGACACCTCCCAGCGCCCGGACCCGATGATGTTTGTCATCAACCGCTGA
- a CDS encoding exodeoxyribonuclease III codes for MTLSIATWNINSVRLRIGLVAKLAEEHQPDVICLQETKTPDDRFPLKEAAKFGYPHAAIHGQKGYHGVAILSKRPFEAVSRQGFCDMGDARHISVVLGREAGLSAPLTIHNFYIPAGGDIPDPDVNEKFRHKLAFLDEATAWEHLHPQDPAARSVLVGDLNIAPLEADVWSHKQLLDVVSHTPIEVEKLERLQAAGNWVDVMRNFIPPQEKLFTWWSYRAADWAASNRGRRLDHVWATPALAPTARALTVLREARGWERPSDHVPVIATFDA; via the coding sequence TTGACGCTCTCCATCGCCACCTGGAACATCAATTCGGTGCGCCTGCGCATCGGGCTCGTCGCCAAGCTCGCCGAGGAACACCAGCCGGATGTCATCTGCCTGCAGGAGACCAAGACGCCGGATGACCGCTTTCCACTGAAGGAGGCGGCAAAGTTCGGCTATCCCCACGCCGCCATTCACGGACAGAAGGGCTATCACGGCGTCGCCATCCTCTCGAAGCGGCCCTTCGAGGCGGTGAGCCGGCAAGGCTTCTGCGACATGGGCGATGCGCGGCACATTTCGGTGGTGCTTGGCCGCGAGGCCGGTCTTTCCGCGCCGCTCACCATCCATAATTTCTACATCCCCGCCGGCGGCGATATTCCCGACCCTGACGTGAACGAGAAGTTCCGCCACAAGCTCGCCTTCCTCGATGAGGCGACCGCCTGGGAGCATCTGCACCCGCAGGACCCCGCCGCGCGCTCGGTGCTGGTGGGCGATCTCAACATCGCGCCGCTGGAAGCGGATGTGTGGAGCCACAAGCAGCTTCTCGACGTGGTCAGCCACACGCCGATCGAGGTAGAGAAGCTGGAACGGCTGCAGGCGGCGGGAAACTGGGTGGATGTGATGCGCAATTTCATCCCGCCGCAGGAGAAGCTCTTCACCTGGTGGAGCTACCGCGCCGCCGACTGGGCGGCTTCCAATCGCGGCCGCCGGCTCGACCATGTGTGGGCGACCCCGGCGCTGGCGCCGACCGCGCGCGCACTCACCGTGCTACGCGAGGCGCGCGGCTGGGAGCGGCCTTCCGACCATGTGCCCGTGATCGCCACTTTCGACGCCTGA
- the lptM gene encoding LPS translocon maturation chaperone LptM has translation MSRALSRLCRTFALTLALGGALALGGCGVKGPLEPPPGSPQAQPGPDGKVPKDTGPVKPKQPFILDGLL, from the coding sequence TTGTCCCGCGCTCTCTCCCGCCTGTGCCGCACCTTCGCTCTCACGCTCGCGCTCGGTGGCGCGCTGGCGCTGGGCGGCTGTGGCGTGAAAGGCCCGCTGGAGCCGCCGCCCGGTTCGCCGCAGGCGCAGCCCGGGCCGGACGGCAAGGTGCCGAAAGATACCGGCCCGGTGAAGCCGAAACAGCCTTTCATCCTCGACGGCCTGCTCTGA
- the lysA gene encoding diaminopimelate decarboxylase: MHHFAYRDGILHAEDVSLVDIARAVGTPFYAYSTATLERHHRVFTDAFADMRTTLCYAVKANSNQAVIRTFAKLGAGADIVSGGELKRALAAGVEPHKIVFSGVGKTREEMAAALDAGIMCFNVESEPELLTLSEVAVSHGVAAPISIRVNPDVDAKTHHKISTGKSDNKFGIPVSRAREVYRHAAALPGLRITGVDMHIGSQITDLGPFDNATALLVELARDLMAEGHPLTHLDLGGGLGVPYVAGEAEPPLPSAYAALVKRHTHNLGLGLVFEVGRMLVANAGILVARVLYVKEGEGKHFVIVDAAMNDLIRPTLYDAHHEILPVRQAVPGEGQMVADVVGPVCESGDFLALGRRLPGLKAGDLIAVMTAGAYGAVQASTYNTRALVPEVLARGGEFAVVRPRVEVDELIALDRIPGWLA, encoded by the coding sequence ATGCACCATTTCGCCTATCGTGACGGCATCCTCCATGCGGAGGATGTGAGCCTTGTCGATATCGCCCGCGCGGTCGGCACGCCGTTCTATGCCTATTCCACGGCGACGCTGGAACGGCACCACCGCGTGTTCACCGACGCCTTCGCCGATATGCGCACCACGCTGTGCTACGCGGTCAAGGCCAATTCCAACCAGGCGGTGATCCGCACCTTCGCCAAGCTCGGCGCGGGGGCGGACATCGTCTCGGGCGGCGAATTGAAGCGCGCGCTGGCGGCGGGCGTGGAGCCGCACAAGATCGTGTTCTCCGGTGTCGGCAAGACCCGCGAGGAAATGGCGGCGGCGCTCGATGCCGGCATCATGTGCTTCAATGTCGAGAGTGAGCCGGAATTGCTCACCCTCTCGGAAGTCGCGGTGAGCCACGGGGTGGCGGCGCCGATCTCGATCCGCGTCAACCCGGATGTGGATGCCAAGACCCACCACAAGATCTCCACCGGCAAGTCCGACAACAAGTTCGGCATTCCGGTGTCGCGGGCGCGCGAGGTCTATCGCCATGCGGCCGCCCTGCCGGGGCTGCGCATCACCGGCGTCGACATGCATATCGGCAGCCAGATCACCGATCTCGGCCCGTTCGACAATGCCACCGCGCTGCTGGTGGAACTCGCCCGCGACCTGATGGCCGAGGGCCATCCGCTCACCCATCTCGATCTCGGCGGCGGGCTCGGCGTGCCCTATGTCGCCGGCGAGGCGGAGCCGCCGCTGCCGTCGGCCTATGCGGCGCTGGTCAAGCGGCACACGCATAATCTTGGCCTCGGCCTCGTCTTCGAGGTCGGGCGCATGCTGGTGGCCAATGCCGGCATCCTCGTCGCCCGCGTGCTCTATGTGAAGGAAGGCGAGGGCAAGCACTTCGTCATCGTCGACGCGGCGATGAACGATCTGATCCGCCCGACGCTCTATGACGCGCATCACGAAATCTTGCCCGTGCGCCAGGCGGTACCCGGCGAGGGGCAGATGGTCGCGGATGTCGTGGGCCCGGTGTGCGAATCCGGCGATTTCCTGGCGTTGGGGCGGCGCCTGCCGGGGCTGAAGGCGGGCGATCTCATCGCCGTCATGACCGCCGGCGCCTATGGTGCGGTGCAGGCCTCCACCTACAACACCCGCGCGCTGGTGCCGGAAGTGCTGGCGCGGGGCGGGGAATTCGCGGTCGTGCGTCCGCGCGTCGAGGTGGATGAGCTGATCGCGCTCGACCGGATTCCCGGCTGGCTGGCCTGA
- a CDS encoding TIGR02302 family protein, producing the protein MTATPDGTEGEGRPAAEVNPRAERARADTRPSEQRPTELRATEERMGAALRRARGVLLWERVWPAIVAVAAALGVFLIASWLGLWLALPPLGRIIGLALFAALFALALVPAFRIRPPSAGEALSRLDRESHLPHRPATALSDHLASKPDDPVGAALWRAHLARMAAQIGSLRVGMPAPGVAARDGRALRALVLLGVIATFFMVPGEHLRRIASAFDWAELVPPKPYRVDAWVTPPGYTGRAPILLPGLRSQEVAQGTAAAPLDAGGTFEASAMTVPAGSELVVRIIGLADAKLVTQGGLAAAAPREGEAPVPTTGAAPSASAPPSAATPTAAASGDERRFVIAADGSARIEAPDGRFVSWHFRAQPDAPPTIELTKEPQASGNNALSLSYKAEDDYGIASAEARFTALPPAPPLHALKNAPAPAAPRPLVDAPNFPLPLVGGRSRAATGQTTKDFTENPWAGTKVEMVLVARDQAGNVGQSKPRSFTLPQRSFSNPLARALIEERRLLALDANERERVQAALDALAIAPEVFTPEPSQYMGLRTAYFRLANARSDEDLRGVVDYLWEVAVRIEDGDLSDVEKRLRDAQQALQNALENNASEEEIARLTQELRDAMNEFMKALAEEAQRNPNRADNQPMDPNTRTVRPQDLQKMLDRIEDMAKNGARDAARQMLSELQNMLNGLQAGRQQQRQQQGQSQMSQSMDQLGDMIRRQQQLRDRTFKEGREGQQDQAFNELKQNQEQLREQLRQLREKMQQAMRDRGQQGQQGEGQQGQGQQGQQQGQDGEGQPGQGQQGQQGRGQGQGQGQGIPGDGGLGQAEQAMREAEQALGEGDGTGAVDAQSEALQALRRGAQQMAEAMQQQQGGPGGEGPGGPSGQTAERTDPLGRPMRSRDYGDDNTVKVPEEIDMQRARRVLEELRRRFGEPDRPRLELDYLERLLRDF; encoded by the coding sequence GTGACGGCAACACCGGATGGAACGGAAGGCGAGGGCCGCCCGGCGGCGGAGGTGAATCCGCGTGCTGAGCGGGCGCGGGCGGACACCCGGCCGAGCGAGCAGCGCCCGACCGAGCTGCGCGCCACCGAGGAGCGCATGGGCGCGGCGCTGCGGCGCGCGCGCGGCGTGCTGCTGTGGGAGCGGGTCTGGCCGGCCATCGTCGCCGTCGCGGCGGCGCTCGGCGTGTTCCTCATCGCCTCCTGGCTCGGCCTGTGGCTGGCACTGCCGCCGCTCGGCCGCATCATCGGCCTCGCTCTCTTCGCCGCCCTGTTCGCCCTGGCACTGGTGCCGGCCTTCCGAATCCGCCCGCCCTCCGCCGGCGAGGCGCTGTCGCGGCTCGACCGCGAGAGCCATCTGCCGCACCGGCCGGCCACCGCCCTGTCCGACCATCTCGCCTCCAAGCCCGACGATCCCGTCGGCGCCGCGCTGTGGCGGGCGCATCTGGCGCGAATGGCGGCGCAGATCGGCAGCCTGCGCGTCGGCATGCCCGCGCCGGGCGTCGCCGCCCGCGATGGGCGGGCGCTGCGGGCGCTGGTGCTGCTGGGCGTGATCGCCACCTTCTTCATGGTGCCGGGCGAGCATCTGCGCCGTATCGCCTCCGCCTTCGACTGGGCGGAGCTGGTGCCGCCCAAGCCTTACCGCGTGGACGCCTGGGTGACGCCGCCCGGCTATACCGGCCGCGCGCCCATCCTGCTGCCGGGCCTGCGCTCGCAGGAAGTGGCGCAGGGAACGGCGGCCGCACCGCTGGATGCCGGCGGCACCTTTGAAGCGAGCGCGATGACCGTGCCGGCCGGCAGCGAGCTGGTGGTGCGCATCATCGGCCTCGCCGATGCAAAGCTGGTGACGCAGGGCGGCCTCGCGGCCGCCGCGCCTCGGGAAGGCGAGGCGCCGGTGCCTACGACGGGCGCGGCACCCTCTGCCTCCGCTCCCCCTTCCGCTGCCACCCCGACGGCGGCGGCTTCAGGTGACGAGCGGCGCTTCGTCATCGCCGCCGATGGCAGCGCCCGCATCGAGGCGCCGGACGGGCGCTTCGTCTCCTGGCATTTCCGCGCCCAGCCGGATGCGCCGCCGACCATCGAACTGACCAAGGAGCCGCAGGCCTCCGGCAACAACGCGCTGTCGCTGAGCTACAAGGCCGAGGATGATTACGGCATCGCCAGCGCCGAGGCGCGCTTCACCGCCCTGCCGCCGGCCCCGCCGCTGCACGCGTTGAAGAATGCGCCGGCGCCCGCCGCGCCGCGTCCGCTGGTGGACGCGCCGAATTTTCCGCTGCCGCTGGTCGGCGGGCGCTCCCGCGCGGCGACCGGGCAGACCACCAAGGACTTCACCGAGAATCCCTGGGCCGGCACGAAGGTGGAAATGGTGCTGGTGGCGCGCGACCAGGCCGGCAATGTCGGCCAGTCCAAGCCGCGCAGCTTCACCCTGCCGCAGCGCAGTTTCTCCAACCCGCTGGCGCGGGCGCTGATCGAGGAGCGGCGCCTGCTGGCGCTCGACGCCAATGAGCGCGAGCGGGTGCAGGCGGCGCTCGACGCGCTCGCCATCGCGCCGGAAGTGTTCACGCCTGAACCCTCGCAGTATATGGGCCTGCGCACCGCCTATTTCCGCCTCGCCAATGCCCGCAGCGACGAGGATCTGCGCGGCGTGGTCGACTATCTCTGGGAAGTCGCCGTCCGCATCGAGGATGGCGACCTCTCCGATGTCGAGAAGCGGCTGCGCGACGCCCAGCAGGCCCTGCAGAACGCGCTGGAGAACAACGCCTCCGAGGAGGAGATCGCGCGGCTGACGCAGGAACTGCGCGACGCCATGAACGAGTTCATGAAGGCGCTCGCCGAGGAGGCGCAGCGCAACCCGAACCGCGCCGACAACCAGCCGATGGACCCCAACACCCGCACGGTCCGTCCGCAGGACCTGCAAAAGATGCTTGACCGCATCGAGGACATGGCGAAGAACGGCGCCCGCGACGCGGCCAGGCAGATGCTGAGCGAGCTGCAGAACATGCTGAACGGCCTGCAGGCCGGGCGACAGCAGCAGCGCCAGCAGCAGGGGCAGAGCCAGATGTCCCAGTCCATGGACCAGCTCGGCGACATGATCCGCCGCCAGCAGCAGCTGCGCGACCGCACCTTCAAGGAAGGGCGCGAGGGCCAGCAGGACCAAGCGTTCAACGAGTTGAAGCAGAATCAGGAGCAGTTGCGCGAGCAGCTGCGCCAGCTGCGCGAGAAGATGCAGCAGGCCATGCGCGACCGGGGCCAGCAGGGCCAGCAAGGTGAGGGTCAGCAGGGGCAAGGTCAGCAAGGCCAGCAGCAGGGCCAGGACGGCGAGGGCCAGCCGGGGCAGGGTCAACAGGGCCAGCAGGGACGCGGCCAGGGTCAAGGGCAGGGTCAGGGCATACCGGGCGACGGTGGTCTCGGTCAGGCCGAACAGGCGATGCGCGAGGCCGAACAGGCGCTGGGCGAGGGCGACGGCACCGGCGCGGTGGACGCCCAGAGCGAGGCGCTGCAGGCGCTGCGCCGTGGTGCCCAGCAGATGGCCGAGGCGATGCAGCAACAGCAGGGCGGTCCCGGCGGCGAGGGGCCGGGCGGCCCGTCCGGCCAGACCGCCGAGCGCACCGACCCGCTGGGCCGGCCGATGCGCTCGCGCGACTATGGCGACGACAACACGGTGAAGGTGCCGGAAGAGATCGACATGCAGCGCGCCCGCCGCGTTCTGGAAGAACTACGCCGTCGCTTCGGCGAGCCCGACCGGCCGCGCCTCGAACTTGATTATCTGGAACGGCTGCTGCGCGACTTCTGA
- the hpt gene encoding hypoxanthine phosphoribosyltransferase — protein sequence MTEENTAATATEAGHPYHDARIEVLFDAATIAERNRELVEEIVGAAPEKLVVIAVLKGSFVFAADLIRSMHHAGLAPEVEFITLSSYRDARISSGHVTVLRDIETDVRGRDVLLIDDILESGRTLAFAKDLLAARGARRVMVCVLLEKPHKRAVQIEADFVGFKCPDYFVVGYGMDVSHAFRQLPFIGYIPEAEK from the coding sequence ATGACCGAAGAAAATACCGCCGCAACCGCCACCGAAGCCGGGCATCCCTATCACGATGCCCGGATCGAGGTGCTGTTCGACGCCGCCACCATTGCCGAGCGCAACCGCGAGCTGGTCGAGGAGATCGTCGGGGCGGCGCCGGAGAAGCTGGTGGTGATCGCGGTGCTCAAGGGCAGCTTCGTCTTCGCCGCCGATCTCATCCGCTCCATGCACCATGCCGGGCTGGCGCCGGAGGTGGAGTTCATCACCCTGTCGAGCTACCGCGACGCCCGCATCTCCTCCGGCCATGTCACCGTGCTGCGCGACATCGAAACCGATGTGCGCGGGCGCGACGTGCTGCTGATCGACGACATCCTCGAATCCGGCCGGACGCTGGCCTTCGCCAAGGACCTGCTGGCGGCGCGCGGGGCGCGCCGGGTGATGGTGTGCGTGCTGCTGGAAAAGCCGCACAAGCGCGCGGTGCAGATCGAGGCCGATTTCGTCGGCTTCAAATGCCCGGACTATTTCGTCGTCGGCTATGGCATGGATGTCTCCCACGCCTTCCGCCAGCTGCCTTTCATCGGCTACATCCCCGAGGCGGAGAAATAG